A window from Esox lucius isolate fEsoLuc1 chromosome 16, fEsoLuc1.pri, whole genome shotgun sequence encodes these proteins:
- the lypd6b gene encoding ly6/PLAUR domain-containing protein 6B yields MSFTNVVHVLVLLAVCDQVTADSINFYNVKPPVEATPFPKSFKCFTCERASDNYNCNRWAEDKWCPQDTQFCMTVHHFTSHAKTVFVAKRCAAVEQCLASGCRHHRDTGHTECVSCCEGMVCNVEVPTNGTNAVFAMRRQAYSSAPVRTWGSGRSTLLTTLGLGLTRLVLL; encoded by the exons ATGTCATTCACCAATGTTGTCCATGTCCTGGTACTGTTAGCCGTATGTGACCAGGTCACAGCTGATAGCATCAACTTCTACAACGTCAAACCCCCCGTGGAAG CCACTCCGTTCCCTAAGAGCTTCAAGTGCTTCACCTGCGAAAGAGCTTCAGACAACTATAATTGTAACCGCTGGGCTGAGGACAAGTGGTGTCCACAGG ATACCCAGTTCTGTATGACGGTACACCACTTCACCAGTCACGCCAAGACCGTGTTTGTGGCCAAGAGGTGTGCTGCTGTGGAGCAGTGTCTTGCATCTGGCTGCAGACACCACCGGGACACGGGTCACACT GAGTGCGTTTCGTGCTGTGAGGGTATGGTTTGCAACGTGGAAGTCCCCACTAACGGCACCAATGCTGTGTTTGCCATGAGGCGGCAGGCCTACAGCTCAGCCCCTGTGAGGACGTGGGGCTCCGGGCGGTCAACATTACTCACCACCCTGGGCTTGGGGCTGACCCGACTGGTCCTGCTTTGA